The genome window CGGCTCACATCCTCTGAGCCGCGACGCGTAAGCGGCCGGGTCTCCCCGAACCAAAGCTGCAACGTGCAAGCTAAAACCCGATGCCTCACGGCAAACGGCTCACACCCCCTGAGCCGCGACGCGTAAGCGGCCGGGTACCGCCGAACCAAAGCTACAACCTGCAAGCAAGCCCCGATGCCTCACGGCAAACGGCTCACATCCCCTGAGCCGCGACGCGTAAGCGGCCGGGTCCCGCCGAACCACAGCGGCATCGTGCAAGCTCGACCCGATGCCTTACGGCAAACGGCTCCCCCCCCCTTAGCCGTGACGCGTAAGCGGCCGGGTATCCCCGAACCACAGCTGCATCGTACAAGCTCGACCCGATGCCTTACGGCAAACGGCTCACACCCCCTGAGCCGCGACGCGTAAGCGGCCGGGTCCCACCGAACCACAGCTGCATCGTACAAGCTCGACCCGATGCCTTACGGCAAACGGCTCACACCCCCTGAGCCGCGACGCGTAAGCGGCCGGGTATCCCCGAACCACAGCCGCAACCTACAAGCAAGACCCGATGCCTTACGGCAAACGGCTCACCCCCCCTGAGCCGCGACGCGTAAGCGGCCGGGTCTCCCAGAACCAAAGCTGCAACGTACAAGAAAAACCGATGCCTCACGGCAAACGGCTCACATCCTCTGAGCCGCGACGCGTTAGCGGCTGGGTACCACGGTAGCCTCTGAACATCGTTTTAGGAAATGCTTTCGATACAACTCGGCTCTCATCCCTCGTCTGTGATACATTTAACATGATTGGGGGCAATTTGCATGAACACGACACCGCTTGGGCTGTTCATTACGTGGACGGTGTACGGCACCTTCCTGCCCGGAGACGCCCGTGGCTGGAGGCACCGCAGCGTTGGGCCTCAACTTGCTCAGCCTCACTTGGAAACTTGGCACCGCGATCGCTTAGGTCACGATGTCATTCTTCTTGAAGACTCAATGCAATTAGTTGCAGAAGCTGCGATTTATGAGATCTGCGATGTTCGGCCCTGGTCTCTCTGGACGACGTCAGCGCGAACAAATCATGTGCATGTCGTCATCACCGCGCCGGAGTACAAGCCCAAAGTGGTGCGAGACCAATTGAAGGCAAAAGCAACCATGGAACTTCGCCGAACATTTGCAATCTGGAGAGATCGTCCAGTCTGGACAGGGAAAGGTGACATTGAATTCCTACATAGTGAATCAGAGATCCAACAATGCGTGATTTACATCAACGAAGCCCAAGACCGCAAGCACCGCGATTTGATGTGAGCCGCGACGCGTAAGCGGCCGGGTCTCCCCGAACCACAGATGCAACGTGCAAGCAAGACCCGATGCCTTACGGCAAACGGCTCACATCCTCTGAGCCGCGACGCGTAAGCGGCCGGGTACCGCCGAACCACAGCTGCAACCTACAAGCAAGACCCGATGCCTTACGGCAAACGGCTCACACCCCCTGCGCCGAGACGCGTAAGCGGCCGGGTCCCCCCGAACCACAGCTGCATCGTGCAAGCTCGACCCGATGCCTCACGGCAAACGGCTCACATCCTCTGAGCCGCGACGCGTAAGCGGCCGGGTACCGCCGAACCACAGCTGCAACGTGCAAGCTCGACCCGATGCCTTACGGCAAACGGCTCACACCCCCTGAGCCGCGACGCGTAAGCGGCCGGGTCTCCCCGAACCAGACCTGCATCGTACAAGCAAGACCCGATGCCTTACGGCAAACGGCTCACATCCCCTGAGCCGTGACGCGTAAGCGGCCGGGTCCCGCCGTACCAAAGCTGCAACGTACAAGCTCGACCCGATGCCTTTCGGCAAACGGCTCACATCCTCTGAGCCGCGACGCGTAAGCGGCCGGGTCTCTACGAACCACAGCGGCATCGTGCAAGCAAGACCCGATGCCTCACGGCAAACGGCTCACACCCCCTGAGCCGCGACGCGTAAGCGGCCGGGTCTCCCCAAAACAAAGCTGCATCGTGCAAGCTCGACCCGATGCCTCACGGCAAACGGCTCACATCCTCTGAGCCGCGACGCGTAAGCGGCCGGGTCTCCCCGAACCAAAGCTGCAACGTGCAAGCGAGCAGGGGCAATCGATTAGGATTACATACTCACTTGCACCTTCCGTGCAGCGTGTGACACCTTGCTCTACTGCGCTACGGCCTCGAAGATCGCGATACGTCCATCGTTTCGTTTGCCTTTGGCGTTTTCTCCGCCGTTTGGCCATGAAAGGACAACGCCGTACAGTTTGCCGTCCTTTTCGACGGGGCAGAATCCGTGCATGTGATGCATGTACTCGAGTTCGTCGTAGGTTGCGGGAATTAGCGAACCAGTGGGCTTGCCGTCATCCATCACCAACACGGGAGCCACGCCGTTGGTCATCGACAATGGATTCAGCAGCGGCAAAAACATGCTCGAACCGTGATGCGAGATGTTGCAAGGGTTCGAGCCTTTGGGCAACTCGACGTAATACTTGTTCTCTGCGCCCGTCGCCTTGATCTGCGCGCCGCCGGTGGTGAAAGCGTAGACACGACCATGGGCACGCGAGGCGACTTCGACAATCTCCTGGCCGCTCTCATTCGCGACCTGAACACCGTGTGCGGTGTTGAACGGGCCACCCACGTTCTCCTTTCCGCCCCACGCAGGACCACTCCATTGCCACTGGCCGTCACGGTACTCGGCCGACAATGCATAGTCGCCCGGAGCATAGCCGATTACGGTGACGAGTCGTTTTGCTTCAGGAAGGTAAACCACATCGCAAGGAGTGAATCTGCCACCGGCAGCGAAATACGAATTGACGGTCGGATTGTCAAACTCGGTGCCTTTGGGTTGTTTCAATTTGGCGACCACCTTGCCACGCTGCGAAACAACCACTTCGCCAGTGTTGGTCGATGCGAACGCCCAATACGATTGGCCATCCATTACAAAGCAATCGGCTCCGTGAGCGTTCATGCCACCGGCAAAGATCGAATCTTGATCCTCAACCAATTTCCATTCTTTCAATTCGGCATCCAGCGTTACCAGACCATGTTTGGCAACCACCGTCACGATCTCGTGGGTCGTCTGGTCGACATCAGCATTGTTGTGCAAACCGCCCTTGGCCGCAGCGATCATCGCATCAGACTGCTTGCCCAATTCAGGACGATGCTCCCAGCGATAGGTCTTGCCGTTCGCATTAAACGTGTTTTCAGCAGTCGCCAGATCGACCGCCACGACAGGGTGTTTCGCATCAGACGCGTGATCGTGATCGTGCCCCTCATGGGCAATTCCCTGCGAGGAAATTCCAAATGCGAACGCGATATTTAAACAGAAAACAGCTCGGGTGTATGGCACAGTAGCAGGCTCGATTGAGGAAGAAAGGGGACAGATTGCGGCGTTATTGTGACCCAATCTCTGCCATAAATCAATCACCGCCCCTTTGCAACGGGCAAGGACCCCGTGGCCGACTTTCAACAATTTGACACCGTTTCAGCGATGCAATGTCTCCAGACGGTTGGCATTGTGTTCGTCTTCGGTGGGATTCGAGTCTAGAGTCACGAGCCGCGTGATTGCGGTGGTTGTGCAGATTGTCGGCGGCAGGGCGGAGATGTTTCAACAAATTGCGACTGTAACGCAACGAGTTGCCGGTCCGCGGTGATTTCCGCGTCCTAATCTGGTTGCAGATCGATATTCTCGCCCTAAGTGCGAGCTGCACTCGACGACTTGTCTTGGCGTTCGGCGATTAATCATGCAACACAGCCAGCTTCATGTAATGAATTCGAAAATGACAATCAAAAAGTTTTTCACACTCACTTGCGGCGTGATCGTGCTCTCTTCGGTCATGGTTTCGATGCCAGAAATCCGTCCAGCTCAGGCGACGACGCCGAAAAGCCTCATACCGGCCGATTTTGAAATGGAAGGCACCTGGGTGTTCGCAGCATCGACGACCGACACCGGCATCCCCATCGAAAATCCAAAGATCGTTCACATCGAAGGCGTGCCGTTTGTCGTCGGTAAACGCAAAGGTCGATTCGAGACGTTTCAAGAAACCATGTTTGCAGGCGGCAGTACCTACATTCGTCTGAAATCGATCAACCTGATCCAGCAGGTTCCGGAATCGAACCAATGACTCATCATGGATGAAATTCGGGCTGGCTGTCCTGCGATCTTGTTAGAGATCCTCTCGCATCGGGATCTTTAGCAAGATCCACTACCAAAAATTTTCGGTAGCACACCAAAGTTGATCAAAACCGCAGAAAGTCCTTTCCCATCAGCACAAGCCACCATTGGCCAGAAAATCGAACCAGAGAAACGAAAAAAGGGTTTTCGCTGCTCAAGCGAAAACCCTTTGATTTCGATCAGTGCGGATGAGAGGACTTGAACCTCCACGCCCTTGCGGGCACTAGAACCTGAATCTAGCGCGTCTGCCAATTCCGCCACATCCGCGAATTAGCCCTAGAACAATATCGCGATTTTCCTTGAATCGCAAGTGGATGCGAGCATGAAAAAGTAGAATTCACTTCCCTATCCCACTGGCCCAAAAAAGTGGCCGACGAACGCACCACGGTCGCTCGCTTTCGACCGCCACCGCTGGACGCTTGTCAATCGCGAAGGCCTCTCAATCCGCTGCTCGGGATAATCCAACCGAGAACGCTTCTCTCTGATATACTTGGGTGCTACAACTTGCCCCCCTGATTACCCCATTCCCTTTATTTTTTGGTCCGAGCGAGGATTGGCGAGCATGCAACTTCATTGCCTCGGTACGGTAGGCTATCACCCCAACGCCCATCGCCATACCTCGTGCTACTTCCTGCCCGAATCAGGACTGCTGTTGGATGCCGGGACCGGCGTCTTTCGCTTGGCCCCCCTGATCCAGACCGATTCGCTTGATGTGCTGCTCAGCCACGCTCACCTGGATCACACCTGTGGCTTGACCTTCTTGCTGGACGTGCTGTTTGAAAGCCCAGTGAAGACCTGCCGAATCTGGGGCGAAAAAGACAAACTCGATGCGGTCCGCAAACACTTATTCAACGACTTGATCTTCCCCGCGTCGCTCAACGCCGAGTGGATGGAGATTGATTCGCTTGATGAGTTTCGAATCGGCGACACGATGATTTCACACCGCCCTCAGGATCATCCGGGCGGCAGCGTGGCTTATCGTATCGAGTGGCAGAAACAACAAAAACGACTTGTCTATGCCACCGACAACACTGGTGACACGAGCGACGAGATGGCTCAGTGGGGTCAAGCATGTGACCTGTTGATGCAAGAGTGCTACTTTCGTGACGCGTCGGCCGAATGGGCAAAGAAGACCGGGCACTGCTGGACCAGCCGCGTGGCCGAAGTCGCTCAGCGGATCCGCCCCAAAAAATTGTTGGTCACTCACATCAATCCGCTTGAACAGTGCAATGATCCCGTCGATCTGGATGTGATCCGCAATGCCGTCGATTGCCCCGTCGTGCTCGCCGAAGACGAGATGACGATCGAGTTCTAGAACCGTCGGAAATCTAAAACAGTCGAGCGTTAAAAGCCTCGAGCTGAACAAGCGAAGCGACCCGGAAAAGCAGCGTCGCTGTGGAGGGGCGATGAATGCCCCGCGATGAATGCCCCGCGAAGACAACGCCGAAGCGTCAGCCGTGGCCAACCGCGGCGTCAGTCTTTGGACTGCTTGGCTTCGAGTTCTTTGTACAGTCGGTCGAGCACCCCGTTGACGAATCGCGGGCTGTTTTTGTCGCCGTAACGTTTTGCCAAAACAATGGCTTCGTTGACCGCGACACGCCCCGGCGTATCACCAAACAAAATCTCGTAGCCCCCCAATCGCAACACATTGCGGTCGGTCACCGCCATGCGAGGCAGCGTCCAGTGGCTGGCCAATTTGCTCAGATGGGCATCGACATCATCACGATGCTCGAGCGTCCCCATCAACAATTTGTAGGCGAACTCGGTTAACGCTTTGCGTCCTTGTAAACGCGAGCGAATGAACTGCTTGGCGGATTCATCAGAGCGGGGATCGTTAACGTCCGCCTCGTAAAGCAGCTGCAATACAATCTCGCGGGCACGGCGGCGAGTGGACATTCGAACCTGACAACAATGAGGGGAAACAAAATGGAGATGCGTGTGTGGGATTCTATGCGGAAATCAGAGAAGCGCCGATTGGGGCAGCGAAGAAACCTTTGATTTCATTCGAGCAGCCCTTCGCCCAATGCCATCGACTTGGGGGGGCAGCGGTGCGGACGCGGCACGCCCCCCGATGGTGCAAAACACAGACCGCTCAGCTCGCTAGCGTGCGGGCGAAGGAGGCGGCAACTTTTCGAGCTGACGCCGGGCTTCTTCGACCGCAGGCTCGGCCCAGTCGTGATCAGCGTGCAACTGAATGATCCCCGTCAACGCTTCGCGGGCCGTTTGCGGCGGTGCGTTTTCGACCGTCTGGCGGATGCGATCGAGCAATTGGACCGCGCGAGGGTCGTGAATCACGACCGGAGCACGTTCACGCAGCAGCTGCACTTCGTGCTTCGCTAGTTCGATCATCTCCGCAAGCGGCCTATCCTCCTGCAAGGTTTGCGTGTCGTAAATCGCCAACCACTGAGTCAATCGCGACGCGGCGCCGACGGCATCCTGTTCGCGGCCGTTGATCGCATCCAAAAAACCTTGCTCTGCAGCCGAAAGCGGCGAAATGTCCAACTTTGCTTGCACACTCAACCGTCTCACCAACCGCTGCAAATCGATCGAGTGTCGCAAACGGTTGACCGTTTCATAGCGAGGATCGTCGGGAAATCGTTTGATGAATTGGTCCATCTCGAGCCGAGCTTCTCCGGGGTTTTCCGCCTCGGAGTGTTCCGCGATGACTTGATACAGCTCGTCGGCGGTGGGCTGCTCGGCCGCTTTGAAGAACAAGATCATGCCCGCAATCAGCACTGCCGTCATCAGCGAAATCGAGATCGCTTGCTTCCAGTGTTCGGCGGGCGATCCGCTGGCCGAACGCTCCGACGCGTGTTGCGGATCGCTGTCGACAGACTGAAAATGGGTGGACCGGCTAACGGTATCGGTGGGCGTTTGGGCGTCATCCTCGACGTTGGTCGGCGGGTCCGAGACCACGGTATTCTGAGAAGCAACGGTGGCGGAATAGTGCGGATTCGCGTTCTCGGAGACAGGCGGCTCAGAGTCTGGTGGGTTGCCGAGATCCGCCGTTCGAATTTCTTCGCTTGGCGGTCGACCACCGGTCATTGGATGGACACTCAACCCCGTCGTGTC of Novipirellula caenicola contains these proteins:
- a CDS encoding transposase — encoded protein: MNTTPLGLFITWTVYGTFLPGDARGWRHRSVGPQLAQPHLETWHRDRLGHDVILLEDSMQLVAEAAIYEICDVRPWSLWTTSARTNHVHVVITAPEYKPKVVRDQLKAKATMELRRTFAIWRDRPVWTGKGDIEFLHSESEIQQCVIYINEAQDRKHRDLM
- a CDS encoding MBL fold metallo-hydrolase, whose amino-acid sequence is MQLHCLGTVGYHPNAHRHTSCYFLPESGLLLDAGTGVFRLAPLIQTDSLDVLLSHAHLDHTCGLTFLLDVLFESPVKTCRIWGEKDKLDAVRKHLFNDLIFPASLNAEWMEIDSLDEFRIGDTMISHRPQDHPGGSVAYRIEWQKQQKRLVYATDNTGDTSDEMAQWGQACDLLMQECYFRDASAEWAKKTGHCWTSRVAEVAQRIRPKKLLVTHINPLEQCNDPVDLDVIRNAVDCPVVLAEDEMTIEF
- the nusB gene encoding transcription antitermination factor NusB — encoded protein: MSTRRRAREIVLQLLYEADVNDPRSDESAKQFIRSRLQGRKALTEFAYKLLMGTLEHRDDVDAHLSKLASHWTLPRMAVTDRNVLRLGGYEILFGDTPGRVAVNEAIVLAKRYGDKNSPRFVNGVLDRLYKELEAKQSKD
- a CDS encoding serine/threonine-protein kinase, with product MKSPEFLGPYRVGETLGRGGMGAVYVGVHEHTGEKVAVKLIATHVADEPRFRRRFNSEVETLKRLRHPGIVRLIGYGEEDGQLFYSMELVDGESLQQRIRRQKRIHWQAVIDIAIEICGALKHAHDFGVIHRDLKPANLILSTSGKVKLVDFGIAKLFGFGEQTLAGSILGTADYMAPEQADSSGVSVRTDLYALGSVMYAMLTGRPPFPGKRTTEVIEALRRDRPVPLELIDSELPEALCELVHQLLEKDPSDRPPTALSVMNRLKAMRAGLLRQQTLPDHSMPTAHAVPERDQPPAKPIGESTEKTDAGGHDTTGLSVHPMTGGRPPSEEIRTADLGNPPDSEPPVSENANPHYSATVASQNTVVSDPPTNVEDDAQTPTDTVSRSTHFQSVDSDPQHASERSASGSPAEHWKQAISISLMTAVLIAGMILFFKAAEQPTADELYQVIAEHSEAENPGEARLEMDQFIKRFPDDPRYETVNRLRHSIDLQRLVRRLSVQAKLDISPLSAAEQGFLDAINGREQDAVGAASRLTQWLAIYDTQTLQEDRPLAEMIELAKHEVQLLRERAPVVIHDPRAVQLLDRIRQTVENAPPQTAREALTGIIQLHADHDWAEPAVEEARRQLEKLPPPSPAR